Genomic window (Culex pipiens pallens isolate TS chromosome 3, TS_CPP_V2, whole genome shotgun sequence):
TATAATGATTATCCGcccattttaaatgttgctcCAAATATCCAAATTTCAGCTTGTAAAAAGAAGAAGAGTTTTgtgcatgcaaaaataaataaagaaatgcTGAAATAGATTTACCGCATGGAACACGGTAGTGTAGTGCAGTAGTGCGCGCTTGTTGTGCCTCGATACGGCTCCGCGAAAGTATCCTCAAAACCACGGTTACTCGGTTTTATCGCGACCCAAAGTGATACTAATCAACGCGGGAAGGTGCCGGGAATCAGTGCAGTGAATTATATTTCCCCTGCGACCGGTGGCGGAGCAGAAAAAGTGAAGATTATTCTGCTGCACAGCGGCGGCATCGTGGGAAGAAACAAAGGAAGCAAAACAAGTGATCGGTCGTGGCCTGGGCTAGTGTTTCGCTACGGGTGACGACACGCACACCATTAAAGGTCGATCGCGGTGTGTCgagagtgcaattttttttgagaaaaaaagtggtaaaagtttttgaaattgttgaaaatttagaaagtgATTTCGGTAGCGCAAAAGCACACAAGCACAAAGCAGTGTATTTATGTTTTGCTGCTACGTTCTCTTCCGGATATGAAGACCGTTAGGCTTCGAGACAAAAGCCCCCGTTACGGTATCGAGAGAAAACCGGAGCTAAGTCTCGGTAGCTCGTAGGCGACCTCGTCGCCCCGAGGCTAGGTAGCGCGGCCCTGATAAGGCTGCCTACCGAAAAAGAGGATCGCGAATGGCAAGAAGATTGGAAATCCGGAGCAAACGGCAGAAGCCTATTAAAAAGCAGATCACCGATTGGCGACTCGGTTCTTGGAACTGCAGATCCCTGAACTTTTTGGGTTTCCAGTTCGCATTGGCGAATGAGTTGCAACctcgcaacttcgatgttgtggcactgcaggaggtgtgcttggaGGAGGAGCAGGTGCTCGACTGGCCAGGTCGGCAGACCgattcccgtttttttttctgagcggcggcaaggacaagaagctgggtaccggctttattgtgcggggcaagatgcaggatcgcgtgttcggcttcacggcgatcagcgagcggatgtgcaagttgaggataagaggccgtttcttcaactacaGCATAATCAACGTGCACTGCCCCCACGAGGAAAAGTCCGATGATGAAAAGGAAGCATTCTACGCGACGCTGGAGGAGGTGTATGACGGCTGTCCGCGGCAGGATGTGAAAGTCATCATTGGGGATATGAACGCTCGGTTTGGGAGGGAGGAAATGTATCGGCCGACAATAGGCCCAGAAAGCCTGCACTCggtcacgaacgacaacggccaacGCTGCATTGACTTTGCAGCCTCTCGAGGAATGGTGGTCAGGAGCACCTACTTCCCTCGCAAGGACATCCACAAAGCCACCTGGACATCACCTGACCAACGGACgaaaacgcaaatcgaccacgtcctgatcgacggccgattcttctcggacgtaacgcacgtgcgcacctttcgcggtgcgaatattgactcggaccactacttAGTTGGAGTTGACATGCGCTCAAAGCTGTCGACGGTGTTTAACCAACGCCGGAGCCGGCGGGCCCCTCCGTTCAACACCGCGTGTCTTCAGAACGGAGAAGTGGCCCACAGGTAcgcgcagcagctggaagcgaatcTGCCAGGTGAGGAGGAACTTGGCGCAGCCTCGCTCGAAGATGGTTGGAGTCGCATACGctcagccatcggcagtgcagcggaagccacactgggtagtgcgatccgagtcagccgaaacgattggtacgacgacgagtgccaacggattaccgccgagaagaaggcagcttacgacaggaagctgcacaaggcgacgagagggaacgtggaacgatacaggcaggctcggaatcggcaggtcgcggtcttcaagctcaaaaagcgccagcaggaagaccgggattgcgcagaaatggagcagctattccgagctaacgagtcgcggaagttttacgagaaggtgaaccggtcccgcaaaggcttcgtGCCGCGAGCCGATGTATGCAGGGACAACGAGGGGAACTTGATCGTGAACAAAAGCGAGGTGTTGgacaggtggaagcagtacttcaacgagcaccttaACGGCGATGAAGCGGACGGAGACGGCGTTGAAGTCAACCTTGGAGCGcccgcagctgatgaacagttcccGGCGCCTGATCTAGAAACGGTGAAGAgggagatcaggaagctgaagaacaacagagctgccggcaaggatcggttacccggtgagctcttcaaatatggaggagagaaactggcgagggcgcttcactgtgtgatctccaagatctgggaggaggagaagctaccggaggagtggatggatggtgtcgtgtgccccatctacaaaaagggcgataagctggactgcggcaactaccgcggcatcacgcttatcaacgcggcctacaaaatcctctcccagatcctctgccgtcagctgtcaccccatgcaaggaggttcgtggggccctaccaagcgggcttcactggcgcgcgcgccaccacggaccaaatattttgtctccgacagatcctcgagaaatgtcgtgagtacaacgtgcccacacatcacatctttatcgacttcaaggcggcctatgatacagtcgaccgcgagcagctatggcagattatgcacgagaacgggttTCCGCCTAAACTGACTcgactgatcaaggctaccttggatggtgtgatgtgtcacgtgcgtgtttcgggggatttagcggaaccctttggatcacgccgagggctgcggcaaggtgatggcctatcctgtgcgctgtttaacatcgtccttgagggcattattcgaagggcgggcattgacacgagtggcacgatcatgaacaggtcctaccagctgcttgcttttgccgatgacatcgacattgtggcaagaaacctggagacggtgaaggatgtctacacccgactgaaggtacaagcaaggcgtgtaggacttggcatgaatacgacgaagacgaagtacatgagaggaaggggttcgAAGGACGTTGGCCCCCCATGTCTCACCCCTCTAGCTGTGGATGatgatgagttggaggaggtgagcgagttcgtgtacttgggatcgctggtaaccgccgacaacgacaccagcaaagagatccggactcgtatttttgccgggaatcgtgcgtacttcggattacggaagacTCTCACAtcagatcgagtgcaacgccgcacgaagctgacgatgtacaaaacactgattagaccggtagtcctctatggccacgagacttggacgatgcggcaggaggacgaacgagcccttggagttttcgaacggaaggtgctacgaacgatctacggtggagtgcaggtgtctgacggagtgtggcgaagacgcatgaaccacgaactgcacgcgtttcttgaagaaccgaccatcgccacccaggcgaagatcgggaggctcaggtgggccggccatgtcgcccgaatggacgagagccagcctgtcagactgctttttgaccgcgctgaaccagctggcggaacaggcagaagagcagggaaaccgcgcgcacggtggggagatcaagtgaatggtgatatccggaagatctgtaacctgggaaattggagagtagcagctcaagatcgagaaagatggaagcgtcttcttgctacagcacgcgtacctggtgcgctatgctgattggtatgcATGGAACACGAGTTTCCCTTCGGAATTCCttcagtaccgtaaaccggggtgactttgataggatttcaatttgtttttggaatatttttcaataggtaaggttttactcaaggttattatttttaaaacatgtactggggtaggccacacaaagtccatgcactatttcggaaaaaaagtttttttcaataatgtttagaaaaatagatacgttaaaaattcttagtttatattccggggtgactttgatagtcatagttttccatgttaaaatcatatttaggatgttcaaattttatttgtacgttaaatgtaccatcactaaagtagctgatatagtttataagaaaaaaatcaatgtttatgattagttaactaagtttataagctttttaacaaaatacatataaattttgggtaaaattgttaaaaagtcggaattttgtctGAAAGTTGGTCaaactggttttgtttatgaaattatcaatttatatttccttttatactgaattcgaagcaagaatcacaagttttcacattttgtataaaatgtgttctactgaaaatgcatataaatCTGGATTGCGTTTCACAAACACATGTTATTTATGATTTATAAACATATTAatccttctcctagtggaaaattgtccaaggaattcgaaaatgcattccgttttccgattaaaaatcatgttcattgagaaaatcatgacactttgggaagtttaaaataattaatttcatcaatattttcttaactatagtaaactaactttttgaacttttcaaaattttatgaaaagttctttttgaggtactttgaacacttctttaccacggtcagtatgattctaaaccattccgtacgtattttaattgaacttttcattttgtggaaaaatcgcaaacctatcaaagtcaccccggctatcaaagtcaccccgttttacggtacatacacaatttaattttaacttgaaTTAGACATTTTCTGACATTTATTCCAACAGCAAaacaataaatatataaaatcccAACCCCTTACACCTTAATCGCCCGATCGGGGTGATCCTGAAGAATGTGCTTTTCAAAAACGGAGTCCTTCAAGAACGTTTCTTCGCAGTACCCGCACCGGATGTGATACACCTTCGCTACACCACTGTTTTTGTGTCGCTTAAAGTGAATGAAATAACCGGTGTTGCTGTTTGAGTTAAAACTACAGTACGGACACTGGAACGGACGCTCCTTGCTGTGAATGCTGCGCACGTGGTTCACCAGTCGTGTTCTGAGCGGGAAGTTTATAGAGTTAAACTGTGTTGTATTTACGTAATTAGGTCGGTCACACTTACTTGTTGATTGTGGCAAAGTCGCACTGGGAGCACTGAAGTTTACGCATTTGAAGATGCTTGAATTTGATGTGATGTTGGAGATTCCTTTCTACTTTAAACGTAGCATTGCACTGGTCACAGTTGTAAGAGATGTTGTTCATCTCCACAACGTGCTTTTTCTTAAAGAAGATGTATTTCAGTTTCATTtcttaccgttttttttttgccagactTACCTCGTGATATTTTTTGCTCTGCCACACGTCGAACACAGCGTCGCAGTACGAGCAAGCATATTTTATCGCGCCAGTATGAGTGTTGCGGTGAGAACGCAGCTGATGACGACTAGTAAACATCTTCGGACAAAGGTCACAGGCATGCGACTTGACATTGTAATGACTATCGAGGTGAGTTTTGAGGTCGATTACAGTTTTACCGCACAGGTCGCATTGCTTTGCCCTCTTATCTTTGCGCTTGGAGCTCGATGGCAAGCTCTCCTTGAATTTCAGCATGTTCAGCTCTTCTCTGGTCAATTCTGTGGTCCGTTGATCTTTACTCAGAGCCTTGCTCTTGTCGATGGAATGTGTCTCTTCCGAGTCAATCGTCGGATTTGGTGTTTCTGTCgacaacatttcttcaaatgcaTCATCGATATCATGCGCTGGGGAACTTGCACCAGAGTTGTTTCCCCAAAAGGTGGGCTCTTCCAGCACTGGTTCTTCTTTGGTCACCAACTCGAAGTTCAACTTGACGCAGCTTTCCCTGCATTGTTTCCAGAAAATTGGTAAGCCCTCAACGTAGGTTGAGCAAAGCTGACAAATTACTGCAGAAGATTGTCCATTCCACACCATCTAAAAGAAAAACTTCTTATTATAAAGATTTTAAGATCATTTTTCAGCAATTGAACCTACCTTCACGTTCAAAGTCTGGTTGATAATTTCCGCATAGGTTTGGTTCTGATACATATCTCGAAACAGGTGCTTGAACTCGTACGCGCAACCTTGGCAAAGCGAGCAAACAGCTTTTGCGTCGATTTCAACGTTGTCCTCATTTTTATGAACAGGAAAAGCCACAGCAGAAAAGTGGGGATCGACCGATTCCGGCACAACCGCTTCTACTCTAGTCCAGAGCTTGGCCGCCGACTCGGGAAACTCGCGGTTATGTTTGCCTTTGAGAAATCGTTTCTTCATCCTGTGGTAAGTCCTAAGGAGATCATCTGCATTTCGACCTACAAAAAGCTTCTTCGAATGCATATTATTCAGAATAGCTTTGAACGTTTCCTTCTGCTTCTCATCTAGCTGGATCTCAACGTCCTTCTCAATTGCTTCCCGGATAAGTTCGGCAAGTTCCGACTTGGTGAGATACCGGCAACCAGCTTCCAGGAGGATTCTCTGTTCTGTAAGAGCTTTCCATGTTTCATCGTTTTCTATAACTGAACAAATCAaacgttttatttaaaataccatTAAAAAGAGATCTTCAATATCCACCTTGATCATCGGTTTCCTCCTCGAGCCTTCCCCAAAGTTCGCGCGCTTCCGGTGGATACGGTTTGCGGCCTTGCTTGTACCGCTTTTGAACCCGCCGGTAGTGGGCACGCAGATGGAACAACGGTCGCTCGGGAAATTCTCCGTACTTGGCCATCTCCTGCTGGATGTCGTAGAACAGGTGGCCAGTGCTCTTGCCAGCCTGTCGGAACTGTTCCACCTTGTAGATGAGACATGCCTTCAGCAGGGCTTGCACTTCCTGGGGATGAAAGTTGATTCGATGACGTTGCACGATGGACATTgtgaagggttttttttttgttcactttgaattattttgaacaGCGCGAAATTCAACAATGttcttaacaatttttttacaactttttgtTTACGTTGTTTCCGTGTTTGCGATTGTTCTGTTTATTTACAGCGGAATAGATTGAAATTATCTGTCAAAACATGATACGCTAAATAAAATTGActtacactgagcaaaacttacacagctcaacgaagtgttctacacatgatctggccctgctgtacagagcactcaaatatcaatcgcaaaacacttgaaatttcggtgattggccatgaaataatgtcaatagccaaacacttgaattttaaatggtgttgaaaaataaaattacgtacaagcgatttacaggttctcgcttgctagtcgtgcacgctaccactgcgccggccggccagttgaagacgggagagttttttgtgctattggttcttgcctcgcttctagccttcgatgaaagtcgcgcaaaaatcaatcagtgaaacaaattaaattcatgtggataatcacgttgactttgaatagtgcctgttttgggtagatcttaagatcattttcaagtgttttgctcatcactttgaatagttcaagaaggtgggacaaattcatgagcaaaacaattgaaaagcttgagccacccgaatgaaaataacatgttaaaaaataccaaaaagtcaaccgcccaaacacttgcatttgatagtggtttggattgatgttgaaacacaaaccaattagatctacgatgtgactttattcaatcattcaagtgtttgggcacttgaataaaaagtgtggcatATTTTCAGTGTAATGATTTGATTTATTCCAGTTACCCAGTTTATCCTACACTGGTAAAcagcattacacttttttcagttcacttttcacacttgtatgggatttttcagttcaagtatGATCACACGCTTTCGTGTAATTatacttgaactgaaaaatcccatagaagtgtgtaaaagtgaactgaaCAGTGTGTAATGTTGATTATCAGTGTAGTTTATCGAAGAAtgttagggcatctccaccgcagacaCTTTTCAACTATTCATACActgaaaacttgctgaaaacccaaccatggtagttgctaccatattaggttttacagcgtgacgtcacgagcgcacacgcacacacatttttactgagacacacgtgcaaaaaatgtaaacagtgcagccaagctgtcaaatttctaacctccaaatcgagtcggcgtaaaacctaattgtagggttaaattgagaacacgcaccgacgtatttttgctGAAAACATTCCGTGCTTGGATTGACTGATCAATgcagtcagttttactatgtcGTGAGCGGCATGGTAATTTAAACCCTCCAATATGGAAAGAATGATAATGATTTCGTAATTGCTACCAAACAATTTTGTGTAAGCATaagcatggtacattttaccatatttgcgtttacttcCACCAAAAAGCCAGAGTTAATgtaataagcagcattttttgcaaatgttcttaaaataagcatggtcgggctttcagtgtAGTAACTGTTGTTAATAAACATTTGGTAATTCGGTTAAGTTCATAGGTGTCTTTCAATCTTGGGttatgactgtcaatgatggttctgaattcagggccagaaatagtaaattgaaatgaaaagttGCTTTTaccaacaacacaaaaaaaacattgttttgattgatacattctaaatcatgatttgaattttttctaaaacagGCAAAGCCACCAAATGGCCGaccgggaatgatgcctttcagatCCCTAATTtggaatttgtttatttgtttatttgtttaacaCCAACAGGCACCACATGCCCAAATGGTGTGCTTAAAACTAAGTACATGTACACAAATTATCGcctaaaaaacaataaaaacttatttttgatgaCGTCACGGGACAGATTAAAATCGAACAAAGAAGCTACAAAATTGAATGCTCTGTGTAGTCCCGTCAACGCGCTATGCATAGCATAGTTCGTCCGGCGAACAGGAACACGCAAGAACGGAGTGTTACGAAGCGTTCGAAGCGGGGCCATAATGTCAAGTCCTCGAAGAATGGCTGGGCACTGCAATCTAGAAGTCAGAGCGTCGGAGATTACGAGTGCACGGCTGACATTTCTACGCACTGCTAAGGTGTCAAGGTTGATCAGTTTACAGCGGCTTTCGTAACTAGGCAGATGAAATGGATCCCGCCAGGGGAGCAGCCGTcccctaacatgacagttttcgtgaattgcgcgtatccaccgacagatggcatgtggacctcgtcggagtccgcccattaaaaacgcaactcaaaatttgcatgggaaactttttttccgtgacggctttcgcggcacgctcCCTCCAACTGTTCGAGACTAATATTTTAACGTGGCGTatctttaaacaagtttttcaagaaaatgattccagaatgcttattttgtcgttttaaaccgaaagtaggcaaaaactatattaatttaaactattcgccattttcaaatgtttggctagatgatatcaaaggccgccatcttaggcccactgggcccacaaaatgaggtacgctcagtttgtatgggagctgtcaacatgctcccgggctgcaGGGGAGTCGACGGAGCGCGAACCGGATAAATCTTCGCTGCACACTCTCAATCCGCACCGCACTGTTTTCGTAGTAGGGGCTCCATACGGCAGAACAATACTCCAGCGTTGAACGGACCAAAGCGCAGTACAGAGCCTTCAAACAGTAGACATCTGTAAAACCTTTTGCTGCACGGAAGATGAAGCCGAGCTGTCGCGAGGCTTTGGAAATCATGAATGATATGTGCTGCTTGTATGTGAGTTCCGTGTCAAGAAGCACGCCGAGGTCCTTGACACAGTTCTCCCGGGGAATTAATGTGCCGCAGATCTGGTAGTCAAACTTGATTGGGTTGCGTTTCTTGGAGAAGGTGATGACAGAGCACTTGGTGGGGTTGACGACCATTCGATTTGTTTCACACCAGTCCGCGAAGATGTTCAGATCCTGTTGGAGGGCTTGAGCGTCGGCTGCATTATTCACTTGACAGTAGATCTTCATGTCGTCTGTAATCCAGAGGACGCAGTCCGAACAAATGTCATCGAATTTTGTGGTTGCGTTACGGTTGATGTTGTTGGATTTTCCTAAGGGTAGCAggcgttatattttttttcaggcgTTATGTTTTTGAATGGATATTTGAATTAAATCTAGTAGCCAATAATTAAAAGTACCTAATATCCTGTCAAACTGACTTTCGTTtcgttttgctaaaaaaaaatcgacgaaCCGATCGGAGGGTCCTGTTTTGGTGAGAGAGATAATCCGCCGGGCAAACTGACCTCGTCTCGGGGCCGTCGGAAAGTCGGCTTTGAAGAAGTGTCCTGTTTAACGGAAGGAGGAAATCCACCAGGCTCggattgtgaaaaaaattgtatgtgttttt
Coding sequences:
- the LOC120421390 gene encoding zinc finger and SCAN domain-containing protein 12-like; its protein translation is MSIVQRHRINFHPQEVQALLKACLIYKVEQFRQAGKSTGHLFYDIQQEMAKYGEFPERPLFHLRAHYRRVQKRYKQGRKPYPPEARELWGRLEEETDDQVIENDETWKALTEQRILLEAGCRYLTKSELAELIREAIEKDVEIQLDEKQKETFKAILNNMHSKKLFVGRNADDLLRTYHRMKKRFLKGKHNREFPESAAKLWTRVEAVVPESVDPHFSAVAFPVHKNEDNVEIDAKAVCSLCQGCAYEFKHLFRDMYQNQTYAEIINQTLNVKMVWNGQSSAVICQLCSTYVEGLPIFWKQCRESCVKLNFELVTKEEPVLEEPTFWGNNSGASSPAHDIDDAFEEMLSTETPNPTIDSEETHSIDKSKALSKDQRTTELTREELNMLKFKESLPSSSKRKDKRAKQCDLCGKTVIDLKTHLDSHYNVKSHACDLCPKMFTSRHQLRSHRNTHTGAIKYACSYCDAVFDVWQSKKYHEKKHVVEMNNISYNCDQCNATFKVERNLQHHIKFKHLQMRKLQCSQCDFATINKTRLVNHVRSIHSKERPFQCPYCSFNSNSNTGYFIHFKRHKNSGVAKVYHIRCGYCEETFLKDSVFEKHILQDHPDRAIKV